One genomic segment of Macaca fascicularis isolate 582-1 chromosome 19, T2T-MFA8v1.1 includes these proteins:
- the NDUFA3 gene encoding NADH dehydrogenase [ubiquinone] 1 alpha subcomplex subunit 3 isoform X5: MAARLGAFLKNAWDKEPVLVASFVIGGLAIIMPTFSPYVKYSIMINEATPYNYPVPVRDDGNMPDVPSHPQDPQGPSLEWLKKL, from the exons ATGGCTGCGA GACTCGGCGCCTTCCTCAAGAATGCCTGGGACAAGGAGCCAGTGCTGGTCGCGTCCTTTGTCATCGGGGGCCTCG CTATAATTATGCCCACATTCAGCCCCTACGTCAAGTACTCCATCATGATCAACGAGGCCACGCCCTACAACTACCCAG TGCCCGTCCGTGATGATGGGAACATGCCGGACGTGCCCAGCCACCCCCAGGACCCTCAGGGCCCCAGCCTGGAGTGGCTTAAGAAACTGTGA
- the TFPT gene encoding TCF3 fusion partner isoform X3, translating into MELEQREGTMAAVGFEEFSAPPGSELALPPLFGGHILESELETEVEFVSGGLGGSGLRERDEEEEAARGRRRRQRELNRRKYQALGRRCREIEQVACIMCLALCQGPGRAISRGASLTTQMGPPMSPGGLSMCGTAHR; encoded by the exons ATGGAATTGGAGCAGAGAGAAGG GACCATGGCAGCCGTGGGCTTTGAGGAGTTCTCAGCGCCGCCGGGCTCGGAGTTGGCGCTGCCTCCCCTATTTGGGGGCCACATCCTGGAGAGCGAGCTGGAGACGGAAGTGGAGTTTGTGTCAGGGGGTCTGGGGGGCTCAGGGCTCCGGGAGCGAGATGAAGAGGAAGAGGCAGCCCGGGGTCGGCGGCGGCGCCAGCGGGAATTAAATCGCAGAAAGTACCAGGCATTAGGACGGCGCTGCCGGGAGATCGAGCAGGTAG CATGCATTATGTGTCTGGCCCTATGCCAAGGCCCTGGAAGGGCCATCTCCCGTGGAGCTTCCCTGACAACCCAGATGGGTCCTCCGATGTCTCCTGGGGGCCTCTCAATGTGTGGCACCGCTCACAGGTAA
- the NDUFA3 gene encoding NADH dehydrogenase [ubiquinone] 1 alpha subcomplex subunit 3 isoform X1, whose product MAASKCRWRAGLGGTGNLRAVLGLRTRRLPQECLGQGASAGRVLCHRGPRATFPWGSPLCLSTAIIMPTFSPYVKYSIMINEATPYNYPGLWRHAGLSGPPPVPQCPSVMMGTCRTCPATPRTLRAPAWSGLRNCEHLH is encoded by the exons ATGGCTGCGAGTAAGTGCCGGTGGCGCGCGGGGCTCGGTGGTACCGGGAACCTCCGGGCGGTCCTGGGACTGAG GACTCGGCGCCTTCCTCAAGAATGCCTGGGACAAGGAGCCAGTGCTGGTCGCGTCCTTTGTCATCGGGGGCCTCG AGCCACCTTCCCCTGGGGCTCACCCCTGTGTCTCTCCACAGCTATAATTATGCCCACATTCAGCCCCTACGTCAAGTACTCCATCATGATCAACGAGGCCACGCCCTACAACTACCCAG GACTCTGGAGACATGCTGGTCTCAGTGGCCCACCTCCTGTCCCACAGTGCCCGTCCGTGATGATGGGAACATGCCGGACGTGCCCAGCCACCCCCAGGACCCTCAGGGCCCCAGCCTGGAGTGGCTTAAGAAACTGTGAGCACCTTCACTGA
- the OSCAR gene encoding osteoclast-associated immunoglobulin-like receptor isoform X1 encodes MALVLILQLLTLWPLCHTDITPSVPPALYPKPWLGAQPATVVTPGVNVTLRCRAPQPAWRFGLFKLGEIGPPLFRDVSSELAEFFLEEVTPAQGGSYHCCYRRPDWRPGVWSQPSDPLELLVTEQLPRPSLVALPGPVVAPGANVSLRCAGRLRNMSFVLYREGVAAPLQYRDSARPWADFPLLGARAPGTYSCYYHTPSAPYVLSQRSEALVISWEGEGPAAGPSPQPQEYRSQPLLPQTRSPDPQPLLPQTRESRPSASSLRPGSPDPRPLLPQTQESRPSASSLRPGSPGPRPLLPQTRESRPPAPPPSDPGVQAPDPPPSDPGVETSIDSPSTLRLRSQVPKSTPGLETWSSGPRLRNPGADDPSLPAPPADSSSSDYTRGNLVRLGLAGLVLISLGALVTFDWRSQSRAPAGVRP; translated from the exons ATGGCCCTGGTGCTGATCCTCCAGCTGCTGACCCTCT GGCCTCTGTGTCACACGGACATTACTCCATCTG TCCCCCCAGCTTTATACCCCAAGCCATGGCTGGGAGCTCAGCCGGCTACAGTTGTGACCCCTGGGGTCAATGTGACCTTGAGGTGCCGGGCACCCCAACCCGCCTGGAGATTTGGACTTTTCAAGCTTGGAGAGATTGGTCCCCCTCTCTTCCGGGATGTGTCCTCCGAGCTGGCAGAATTCTTTCTGGAGGAGGTGACTCCAGCCCAAGGGGGAAGTTACCACTGCTGCTACCGGAGGCCAGACTGGAGGCCGGGTGTCTGGTCCCAGCCCAGCGATCCCCTGGAGCTGCTGGTGACAG AGCAGCTGCCGCGGCCGTCGCTGGTGGCGCTGCCCGGGCCGGTGGTGGCTCCCGGCGCCAACGTAAGCCTGCGCTGCGCCGGCCGCCTGCGGAACATGAGCTTCGTGCTGTACCGCGAGGGCGTGGCGGCCCCGCTGCAGTACCGCGACTCCGCGCGGCCCTGGGCTGACTTCCCGCTGCTGGGCGCCCGCGCTCCCGGCACCTACAGCTGCTACTACCACACGCCCTCCGCGCCCTACGTGCTGTCGCAGCGCAGCGAGGCGCTGGTCATCAGCTGGGAAGGTGAGGGTCCTGCCGCCGGCCCgtctccccagccccaggaatacaggtcccagcccctcctccctcagacccggagtccagacccccagcccctcctccctcagacccgggagtccaggcccagcgcctcctccctcagacccgggagtccagacccccggcccctcctccctcagacccaggagtccaggcccagcgcctcctccctcagacccgggagtccaggcccccggcccctcctccctcagacccgggagtccagacccccagcccctcctccctcagacccgggagtccaggccccagaccctcctccctcagacccaggagttgAAACCTCCATCGACTCCCCCTCAACTTTGAGACTGAGGAGTCAGGTCCCCAAGTCCACCCCAGGGCTGGAAACCTGGAGTTCAGGGCCCAGACTTCGGAATCCGGGAGCTGACGACCCGTCTCTCCCGGCCCCGCCCGCAGACTCTAGCTCCTCCGACTACACTCGGGGGAACCTTGTCCGCCTGGGGCTGGCCGGTCTGGTCCTCATCTCCCTGGGCGCACTGGTCACTTTTGACTGGCGCAGCCAGAGCCGTGCTCCTGCTGGTGTCCGCCCTTGA
- the NDUFA3 gene encoding NADH dehydrogenase [ubiquinone] 1 alpha subcomplex subunit 3 isoform X6 has translation MAASKCRWRAGLGGTGNLRAVLGLRTRRLPQECLGQGASAGRVLCHRGPRYNYAHIQPLRQVLHHDQRGHALQLPSARP, from the exons ATGGCTGCGAGTAAGTGCCGGTGGCGCGCGGGGCTCGGTGGTACCGGGAACCTCCGGGCGGTCCTGGGACTGAG GACTCGGCGCCTTCCTCAAGAATGCCTGGGACAAGGAGCCAGTGCTGGTCGCGTCCTTTGTCATCGGGGGCCTCG CTATAATTATGCCCACATTCAGCCCCTACGTCAAGTACTCCATCATGATCAACGAGGCCACGCCCTACAACTACCCAG TGCCCGTCCGTGA
- the TFPT gene encoding TCF3 fusion partner isoform X4, whose amino-acid sequence MRVLDSYGDDYRASQFTIVLEDEGSQGTDAPTPGNAENEPPEKEALSPPRRTPAPPEPGSPAPGEGPSGRKRRRVPRDGRRVGTALTPELASVQIKVEEDFGFEADEALDSSWVSRGPDKLLPYPTLASPASD is encoded by the exons ATGAGGGTGCTGGACTCCTATGGGGATGACTACCGGGCCAGCCAGTTCACCATTGTGCTAGAG GATGAGGGCAGCCAGGGCACGGATGCTCCCACCCCAGGCAATGCTGAGAATGAGCCTCCAGAGAAAGAGGCACTGTCCCCGCCCAGAAGGACTCCTGCACCCCCGGAACCTGGCAGCCCAGCGCCCGGCGAGGGGCCCAGTGGGCGGAAGAGGCGGCGAGTGCCGCGGGATGGACGCCGAGTGGGAACTGCACTGACTCCAGAGCTGGCTTCAGTGCAG ATTAAGGTCGAGGAAGACTTTGGCTTTGAAGCAGATGAGGCCCTGGATTCCAGCTGGGTTTCTCGGGGTCCAGATAAACTGCTGCCCTACCCAACTCTGGCCAGCCCAGCCTCTGACTGA
- the TFPT gene encoding TCF3 fusion partner isoform X1, giving the protein MELEQREGTMAAVGFEEFSAPPGSELALPPLFGGHILESELETEVEFVSGGLGGSGLRERDEEEEAARGRRRRQRELNRRKYQALGRRCREIEQVNERVLNRLHQVQRITRRLQQERRFLMRVLDSYGDDYRASQFTIVLEDEGSQGTDAPTPGNAENEPPEKEALSPPRRTPAPPEPGSPAPGEGPSGRKRRRVPRDGRRVGTALTPELASVQIKVEEDFGFEADEALDSSWVSRGPDKLLPYPTLASPASD; this is encoded by the exons ATGGAATTGGAGCAGAGAGAAGG GACCATGGCAGCCGTGGGCTTTGAGGAGTTCTCAGCGCCGCCGGGCTCGGAGTTGGCGCTGCCTCCCCTATTTGGGGGCCACATCCTGGAGAGCGAGCTGGAGACGGAAGTGGAGTTTGTGTCAGGGGGTCTGGGGGGCTCAGGGCTCCGGGAGCGAGATGAAGAGGAAGAGGCAGCCCGGGGTCGGCGGCGGCGCCAGCGGGAATTAAATCGCAGAAAGTACCAGGCATTAGGACGGCGCTGCCGGGAGATCGAGCAG GTGAACGAGCGGGTCCTGAACAGGCTCCATCAGGTGCAGAGGATAACtcggaggctgcagcaggagcgGAG GTTCCTCATGAGGGTGCTGGACTCCTATGGGGATGACTACCGGGCCAGCCAGTTCACCATTGTGCTAGAG GATGAGGGCAGCCAGGGCACGGATGCTCCCACCCCAGGCAATGCTGAGAATGAGCCTCCAGAGAAAGAGGCACTGTCCCCGCCCAGAAGGACTCCTGCACCCCCGGAACCTGGCAGCCCAGCGCCCGGCGAGGGGCCCAGTGGGCGGAAGAGGCGGCGAGTGCCGCGGGATGGACGCCGAGTGGGAACTGCACTGACTCCAGAGCTGGCTTCAGTGCAG ATTAAGGTCGAGGAAGACTTTGGCTTTGAAGCAGATGAGGCCCTGGATTCCAGCTGGGTTTCTCGGGGTCCAGATAAACTGCTGCCCTACCCAACTCTGGCCAGCCCAGCCTCTGACTGA
- the OSCAR gene encoding osteoclast-associated immunoglobulin-like receptor isoform X3, with protein MALVLILQLLTLWPLCHTDITPSVPPALYPKPWLGAQPATVVTPGVNVTLRCRAPQPAWRFGLFKLGEIGPPLFRDVSSELAEFFLEEVTPAQGGSYHCCYRRPDWRPGVWSQPSDPLELLVTEQLPRPSLVALPGPVVAPGANVSLRCAGRLRNMSFVLYREGVAAPLQYRDSARPWADFPLLGARAPGTYSCYYHTPSAPYVLSQRSEALVISWEGEGPAAGPPSSLRPGSPGPAPPPSDPGVQTPGPSSLRPRSPGPRPLLPQTRESRPPAPPPSDPGVQAPDPPPSDPGVETSIDSPSTLRLRSQVPKSTPGLETWSSGPRLRNPGADDPSLPAPPADSSSSDYTRGNLVRLGLAGLVLISLGALVTFDWRSQSRAPAGVRP; from the exons ATGGCCCTGGTGCTGATCCTCCAGCTGCTGACCCTCT GGCCTCTGTGTCACACGGACATTACTCCATCTG TCCCCCCAGCTTTATACCCCAAGCCATGGCTGGGAGCTCAGCCGGCTACAGTTGTGACCCCTGGGGTCAATGTGACCTTGAGGTGCCGGGCACCCCAACCCGCCTGGAGATTTGGACTTTTCAAGCTTGGAGAGATTGGTCCCCCTCTCTTCCGGGATGTGTCCTCCGAGCTGGCAGAATTCTTTCTGGAGGAGGTGACTCCAGCCCAAGGGGGAAGTTACCACTGCTGCTACCGGAGGCCAGACTGGAGGCCGGGTGTCTGGTCCCAGCCCAGCGATCCCCTGGAGCTGCTGGTGACAG AGCAGCTGCCGCGGCCGTCGCTGGTGGCGCTGCCCGGGCCGGTGGTGGCTCCCGGCGCCAACGTAAGCCTGCGCTGCGCCGGCCGCCTGCGGAACATGAGCTTCGTGCTGTACCGCGAGGGCGTGGCGGCCCCGCTGCAGTACCGCGACTCCGCGCGGCCCTGGGCTGACTTCCCGCTGCTGGGCGCCCGCGCTCCCGGCACCTACAGCTGCTACTACCACACGCCCTCCGCGCCCTACGTGCTGTCGCAGCGCAGCGAGGCGCTGGTCATCAGCTGGGAAGGTGAGGGTCCTGCCGCCGGCCC cccctcctccctcagacccgggagtccaggcccagcgcctcctccctcagacccgggagtccagacccccggcccctcctccctcagacccaggagtccag gcccccggcccctcctccctcagacccgggagtccagacccccagcccctcctccctcagacccgggagtccaggccccagaccctcctccctcagacccaggagttgAAACCTCCATCGACTCCCCCTCAACTTTGAGACTGAGGAGTCAGGTCCCCAAGTCCACCCCAGGGCTGGAAACCTGGAGTTCAGGGCCCAGACTTCGGAATCCGGGAGCTGACGACCCGTCTCTCCCGGCCCCGCCCGCAGACTCTAGCTCCTCCGACTACACTCGGGGGAACCTTGTCCGCCTGGGGCTGGCCGGTCTGGTCCTCATCTCCCTGGGCGCACTGGTCACTTTTGACTGGCGCAGCCAGAGCCGTGCTCCTGCTGGTGTCCGCCCTTGA
- the OSCAR gene encoding osteoclast-associated immunoglobulin-like receptor isoform X2, with translation MALVLILQLLTLWPLCHTDITPSVPPALYPKPWLGAQPATVVTPGVNVTLRCRAPQPAWRFGLFKLGEIGPPLFRDVSSELAEFFLEEVTPAQGGSYHCCYRRPDWRPGVWSQPSDPLELLVTEQLPRPSLVALPGPVVAPGANVSLRCAGRLRNMSFVLYREGVAAPLQYRDSARPWADFPLLGARAPGTYSCYYHTPSAPYVLSQRSEALVISWEDSSSSDYTRGNLVRLGLAGLVLISLGALVTFDWRSQSRAPAGVRP, from the exons ATGGCCCTGGTGCTGATCCTCCAGCTGCTGACCCTCT GGCCTCTGTGTCACACGGACATTACTCCATCTG TCCCCCCAGCTTTATACCCCAAGCCATGGCTGGGAGCTCAGCCGGCTACAGTTGTGACCCCTGGGGTCAATGTGACCTTGAGGTGCCGGGCACCCCAACCCGCCTGGAGATTTGGACTTTTCAAGCTTGGAGAGATTGGTCCCCCTCTCTTCCGGGATGTGTCCTCCGAGCTGGCAGAATTCTTTCTGGAGGAGGTGACTCCAGCCCAAGGGGGAAGTTACCACTGCTGCTACCGGAGGCCAGACTGGAGGCCGGGTGTCTGGTCCCAGCCCAGCGATCCCCTGGAGCTGCTGGTGACAG AGCAGCTGCCGCGGCCGTCGCTGGTGGCGCTGCCCGGGCCGGTGGTGGCTCCCGGCGCCAACGTAAGCCTGCGCTGCGCCGGCCGCCTGCGGAACATGAGCTTCGTGCTGTACCGCGAGGGCGTGGCGGCCCCGCTGCAGTACCGCGACTCCGCGCGGCCCTGGGCTGACTTCCCGCTGCTGGGCGCCCGCGCTCCCGGCACCTACAGCTGCTACTACCACACGCCCTCCGCGCCCTACGTGCTGTCGCAGCGCAGCGAGGCGCTGGTCATCAGCTGGGAAG ACTCTAGCTCCTCCGACTACACTCGGGGGAACCTTGTCCGCCTGGGGCTGGCCGGTCTGGTCCTCATCTCCCTGGGCGCACTGGTCACTTTTGACTGGCGCAGCCAGAGCCGTGCTCCTGCTGGTGTCCGCCCTTGA
- the NDUFA3 gene encoding NADH dehydrogenase [ubiquinone] 1 alpha subcomplex subunit 3 isoform X7 — protein sequence MAATIIMPTFSPYVKYSIMINEATPYNYPGLWRHAGLSGPPPVPQCPSVMMGTCRTCPATPRTLRAPAWSGLRNCEHLH from the exons ATGGCTGCGA CTATAATTATGCCCACATTCAGCCCCTACGTCAAGTACTCCATCATGATCAACGAGGCCACGCCCTACAACTACCCAG GACTCTGGAGACATGCTGGTCTCAGTGGCCCACCTCCTGTCCCACAGTGCCCGTCCGTGATGATGGGAACATGCCGGACGTGCCCAGCCACCCCCAGGACCCTCAGGGCCCCAGCCTGGAGTGGCTTAAGAAACTGTGAGCACCTTCACTGA
- the NDUFA3 gene encoding NADH dehydrogenase [ubiquinone] 1 alpha subcomplex subunit 3 isoform X3 → MAASKCRWRAGLGGTGNLRAVLGLRTRRLPQECLGQGASAGRVLCHRGPRATFPWGSPLCLSTAIIMPTFSPYVKYSIMINEATPYNYPVPVRDDGNMPDVPSHPQDPQGPSLEWLKKL, encoded by the exons ATGGCTGCGAGTAAGTGCCGGTGGCGCGCGGGGCTCGGTGGTACCGGGAACCTCCGGGCGGTCCTGGGACTGAG GACTCGGCGCCTTCCTCAAGAATGCCTGGGACAAGGAGCCAGTGCTGGTCGCGTCCTTTGTCATCGGGGGCCTCG AGCCACCTTCCCCTGGGGCTCACCCCTGTGTCTCTCCACAGCTATAATTATGCCCACATTCAGCCCCTACGTCAAGTACTCCATCATGATCAACGAGGCCACGCCCTACAACTACCCAG TGCCCGTCCGTGATGATGGGAACATGCCGGACGTGCCCAGCCACCCCCAGGACCCTCAGGGCCCCAGCCTGGAGTGGCTTAAGAAACTGTGA
- the NDUFA3 gene encoding NADH dehydrogenase [ubiquinone] 1 alpha subcomplex subunit 3 isoform X4, with amino-acid sequence MAARLGAFLKNAWDKEPVLVASFVIGGLAIIMPTFSPYVKYSIMINEATPYNYPGLWRHAGLSGPPPVPQCPSVMMGTCRTCPATPRTLRAPAWSGLRNCEHLH; translated from the exons ATGGCTGCGA GACTCGGCGCCTTCCTCAAGAATGCCTGGGACAAGGAGCCAGTGCTGGTCGCGTCCTTTGTCATCGGGGGCCTCG CTATAATTATGCCCACATTCAGCCCCTACGTCAAGTACTCCATCATGATCAACGAGGCCACGCCCTACAACTACCCAG GACTCTGGAGACATGCTGGTCTCAGTGGCCCACCTCCTGTCCCACAGTGCCCGTCCGTGATGATGGGAACATGCCGGACGTGCCCAGCCACCCCCAGGACCCTCAGGGCCCCAGCCTGGAGTGGCTTAAGAAACTGTGAGCACCTTCACTGA
- the NDUFA3 gene encoding NADH dehydrogenase [ubiquinone] 1 alpha subcomplex subunit 3 isoform X2 yields MAASKCRWRAGLGGTGNLRAVLGLRTRRLPQECLGQGASAGRVLCHRGPRYNYAHIQPLRQVLHHDQRGHALQLPRTLETCWSQWPTSCPTVPVRDDGNMPDVPSHPQDPQGPSLEWLKKL; encoded by the exons ATGGCTGCGAGTAAGTGCCGGTGGCGCGCGGGGCTCGGTGGTACCGGGAACCTCCGGGCGGTCCTGGGACTGAG GACTCGGCGCCTTCCTCAAGAATGCCTGGGACAAGGAGCCAGTGCTGGTCGCGTCCTTTGTCATCGGGGGCCTCG CTATAATTATGCCCACATTCAGCCCCTACGTCAAGTACTCCATCATGATCAACGAGGCCACGCCCTACAACTACCCAG GACTCTGGAGACATGCTGGTCTCAGTGGCCCACCTCCTGTCCCACAGTGCCCGTCCGTGATGATGGGAACATGCCGGACGTGCCCAGCCACCCCCAGGACCCTCAGGGCCCCAGCCTGGAGTGGCTTAAGAAACTGTGA
- the TFPT gene encoding TCF3 fusion partner isoform X2: MNGSRGIQLMGVPTPQVNERVLNRLHQVQRITRRLQQERRFLMRVLDSYGDDYRASQFTIVLEDEGSQGTDAPTPGNAENEPPEKEALSPPRRTPAPPEPGSPAPGEGPSGRKRRRVPRDGRRVGTALTPELASVQIKVEEDFGFEADEALDSSWVSRGPDKLLPYPTLASPASD, translated from the exons ATGAACGGGAGCCGTGGGATCCAGCTGATGGGAGTTCCCACCCCACAGGTGAACGAGCGGGTCCTGAACAGGCTCCATCAGGTGCAGAGGATAACtcggaggctgcagcaggagcgGAG GTTCCTCATGAGGGTGCTGGACTCCTATGGGGATGACTACCGGGCCAGCCAGTTCACCATTGTGCTAGAG GATGAGGGCAGCCAGGGCACGGATGCTCCCACCCCAGGCAATGCTGAGAATGAGCCTCCAGAGAAAGAGGCACTGTCCCCGCCCAGAAGGACTCCTGCACCCCCGGAACCTGGCAGCCCAGCGCCCGGCGAGGGGCCCAGTGGGCGGAAGAGGCGGCGAGTGCCGCGGGATGGACGCCGAGTGGGAACTGCACTGACTCCAGAGCTGGCTTCAGTGCAG ATTAAGGTCGAGGAAGACTTTGGCTTTGAAGCAGATGAGGCCCTGGATTCCAGCTGGGTTTCTCGGGGTCCAGATAAACTGCTGCCCTACCCAACTCTGGCCAGCCCAGCCTCTGACTGA
- the PRPF31 gene encoding U4/U6 small nuclear ribonucleoprotein Prp31 codes for MSLADELLADLEEAAEEEEGGSYGEEEEEPAIEDVQEETQLDLSGDSVKTIAKLWDSKMFAEIMMKIEEYISKQAKASEVMGPVEAAPEYRVIVDANNLTVEIENELNIIHKFIRDKYSKRFPELESLVPNALDYIRTVKELGNSLDKCKNNENLQQILTNATIMVVSVTASTTQGQQLSEEELERLEEACDMALELNASKHRIYEYVESRMSFIAPNLSIIIGASTAAKIMGVAGGLTNLSKMPACNIMLLGAQRKTLSGFSSTSVLPHTGYIYHSDIVQSLPPDLRRKAARLVAAKCTLAARVDSFHESTEGKVGYELKDEIERKFDKWQEPPPVKQVKPLPAPLDGQRKKRGGRRYRKMKERLGLTEIRKQANRMSFGEIEEDAYQEDLGFSLGHLGKSGSGRVRQTQVNEATKARISKTLQRTLQKQSVVYGGKSTIRDRSSGTASSVAFTPLQGLEIVNPQAAEKKVAEANQKYFSSMAEFLKVKGEKSGLMST; via the exons ATGTCCCTGGCAGACGAGCTCTTAGCTGATCTCGAAGAggcagcagaggaggaggaaggaggaagctatggggaggaagaggaggagccagCCATCGAGGACGTGCAGGAGGAGACACAGCTGGATCTTTCCGGGGATTCGGTCAAGACCATCGCCAAGCTATGGGACAGTAAGATG TTTGCTGAGATTATGATGAAGATTGAGGAGTATATCAGCAAGCAAGCCAAAGCTTCAGAAG TGATGGGACCGGTGGAGGCAGCGCCTGAATACCGCGTCATCGTGGATGCCAACAACCTGACCGTGGAGATCGAAAACGAGCTGA ACATCATCCATAAGTTCATCCGGGATAAGTACTCGAAGAGATTCCCTGAACTGGAGTCCTTGGTCCCCAATGCACTGGATTACATCCGCACGGTCAAG GAGCTGGGCAACAGCCTGGACAAGTGCAAGAACAATGAGAACCTGCAGCAGATCCTCACCAACGCCACCATCATGGTCGTCAGCGTCACCGCCTCCACCACCCAGGG GCAGCAGCTGTCGGAGGAGGAGCTGGAGCGGCTGGAGGAGGCCTGTGACATGGCGCTGGAGCTGAACGCCTCCAAGCACCGCATCTACGAGTACGTGGAGTCCCGGATGTCCTTCATCGCGCCCAACCTCTCCATCATTATCGGGGCATCCACGGCCGCCAAGATCATGG GCGTGGCCGGCGGCCTGACCAACCTCTCCAAGATGCCCGCCTGCAACATCATGCTGCTCGGGGCCCAGCGCAAGACGCTGTCGGGCTTCTCGTCTACCTCAGTGCTGCCCCACACCGGCTACATCTACCACAGTGACATTGTGCAGTCCCTGCCCCCG GATCTCCGGCGGAAAGCGGCCCGGCTGGTGGCTGCCAAGTGCACGTTGGCAGCCCGTGTGGACAGTTTCCACGAGAGCACGGAGGGGAAG GTGGGCTACGAACTGAAGGATGAGATCGAGCGCAAATTTGACAAGTGGCAGGAGCCCCCCCCCGTGAAGCAGGTGAAGCCACTGCCTGCGCCCCTGGATGGGCAGCGGAAGAAGCGAGGCGGCCGCAG GTACCGCAAGATGAAGGAGCGGCTGGGGCTGACAGAGATCCGGAAGCAGGCCAACCGGATGAGTTTCGGAGAG ATTGAGGAGGACGCCTACCAGGAGGACCTGGGATTCAGCCTGGGCCACCTGGGCAAGTCGGGCAGTGGGCGCGTGCGGCAGACGCAGGTCAACGAGGCCACCAAGGCGAGGATCTCCAAGACGCTGCAG CGGACCCTGCAGAAGCAGAGCGTTGTGTACGGCGGGAAGTCCACCATCCGCGACCGCTCCTCGGGCACGGCCTCCAGCGTGGCCTTCACCCCACTCCAG GGCCTGGAGATTGTGAACCCACAGGCGGCAGAGAAGAAGGTGGCTGAGGCCAACCAGAAGTATTTCTCCAGCATGGCCGAGTTCCTCAAGGTCAAGGGCGAGAAGAGTGGCCTCATGTCCACCTGA